Proteins encoded together in one Camelina sativa cultivar DH55 chromosome 9, Cs, whole genome shotgun sequence window:
- the LOC109126392 gene encoding ABC transporter G family member 38-like, with protein sequence MELIELKALREMLVGHVGVSGLSTEQRKRMTIAVELVANPSILFMDEPTSGLDARAAAIVMRTVRNTVDTGRTVVCTIHQPSIDIFESFDELFLLTRGGEEIYVGPIGHHSSQLIEYFEGIRGVGKIKEGYNPATWALEVTTKAKEDVLGVRFAQIYKNSSLYMRNKDLIKELNVVPPHAQDIHFSTKYSTSYFTQFQACLWKQHKSYWRNVPYNAVRLSFGAAVGIMYGVIFWSLGKRKATRQDIFNSVGAMSTTIGFLSSQSAATVRPVAIAERTVFYREAGAGMYSALPYAFSQVIIEIPYTMAQACIYGAIVYGMIGYEWTASKFLLNIFFTFISVLYSIYTGFMVMAVSPNQEIASILNGIISTSWNVFSGFAIPRPRMPVWLRWFTYVCPGWWXSCMESSFGASAKEKQQDKISSTV encoded by the exons ATGGAATTGATAGAGTTAAAAGCATTGAGGGAGATGTTGGTTGGACATGTGGGAGTTAGTGGGCTTTCGACTgagcaaagaaaaagaatgacaATTGCAGTAGAGCTTGTAGCCAATCCTTCTATTCTATTCATGGATGAGCCAACATCTGGATTGGATGCAAGAGCGGCCGCAATTGTCATGAGGACTGTTAGAAACACTGTTGACACTGGAAGAACTGTTGTATGTACCATTCATCAGCCGAGTATCGATATTTTTGAATCCTTTGATGAG cttttcttgttgacaagaggaggagaagagatctATGTTGGTCCAATTGGCCACCATTCCTCTCAACTAATTGAATATTTTGAG GGAATAAGAGGAGTAGGAAAAATAAAGGAAGGTTACAATCCAGCAACATGGGCCCTTGAAGTTACAACAAAGGCAAAAGAAGATGTTCTTGGTGTCAGATTTGctcaaatatacaaaaactcAAGCCTTTACAT GAGAAACAAAGATTTAATTAAGGAATTGAACGTGGTTCCTCCTCATGCACAAGACATTCATTTCTCAACAAAATATTCAACATCCTATTTCACTCAGTTCCAAGCTTGCTTGTGGAAACAGCACAAGTCATATTGGAGAAATGTTCCTTATAACGCAGTGCGTCTCAGTTTCGGGGCTGCTGTTGGAATCATGTATGGAGTCATCTTTTGGAGCCTCGGCAAAAGAAAAGCAACAAGACAAGATATCTTCAACAGTGTAGGTGCAATGTCAACTACTATTGGCTTCTTAAGCTCACAAAGTGCGGCAACTGTGCGTCCTGTCGCTATCGCTGAACGTACTGTTTTTTATCGAGAAGCCGGTGCTGGAATGTACTCGGCTCTACCCTATGCATTTTCACAG GTGATAATCGAGATTCCATATACAATGGCTCAAGCTTGTATCTATGGAGCTATCGTCTACGGGATGATAGGATATGAATGGACAGCTTCCAAATTTTTGTTGAACATATTCTTTACCTTCATCAGCGTCTTGTACTCTATATACACTGGTTTTATGGTCATGGCCGTAAGTCCTAATCAAGAAATCGCTTCGATACTCAATGGTATCATATCCACATCATGGAACGTCTTTTCAGGATTTGCTATTCCTCGCCCA AGAATGCCGGTATGGTTAAGATGGTTCACGTACGTGTGTCCAGGGTGGTGGNAATCATGTATGGAGTCATCTTTTGGAGCCTCGGCAAAAGAAAAGCAACAAGACAAGATATCTTCAACAGTGTAG
- the LOC109126652 gene encoding ABC transporter G family member 38-like: MSTTIGFLSSQSAATVRPVAMAERTVFYREAGAGMYSALPYAFSQVIIEIPYTMAQACIYGAIVYGMIGYEWTASKFLLNIFFTFISVLYSIYTGFMVMAVSPNQEIASILNGIISTSWNVFSGFAIPRPRMPVWLRWFTYVCPGWWGLYGATIAQYGDVETQLDTGEKVVEFMKNYYGYEYSFLWVVSLALIAFSLFFVFIYAFSVKTLNFQKR, from the exons ATGTCAACTACTATTGGCTTCTTAAGCTCACAAAGTGCGGCAACTGTGCGTCCTGTCGCTATGGCTGAACGTACTGTTTTTTATCGAGAAGCCGGTGCTGGAATGTACTCGGCTCTACCCTATGCATTTTCACAG GTGATAATCGAGATTCCATATACAATGGCTCAAGCTTGTATCTATGGAGCTATCGTCTACGGGATGATAGGATATGAATGGACAGCTTCCAAATTTTTGTTGAACATATTCTTTACCTTCATCAGCGTCTTGTACTCTATATACACTGGTTTTATGGTCATGGCCGTAAGTCCTAATCAAGAAATCGCTTCGATACTCAATGGTATCATATCCACATCATGGAACGTCTTTTCAGGATTTGCTATTCCTCGCCCA AGAATGCCGGTATGGTTAAGATGGTTCACGTACGTGTGTCCAGGGTGGTGGGGATTGTACGGAGCGACAATAGCTCAATACGGGGATGTAGAGACGCAGCTCGATACGGGTGAGAAGGTTGTTGAGTTCATGAAAAATTATTATGGTTACGAATACAGCTTCTTGTGGGTTGTTTCACTTGCCCTCAttgctttctctttgttttttgtatttatttatgctTTCTCTGTTAAGACTCTGAATTTCCAGAAGAGATGA
- the LOC104710822 gene encoding ABC transporter G family member 38-like: protein MAHYRASSEEENMMNKASSRRKIKEEDEEEAMNVAAMEKLQRLPTYDRARKAVLRGITGGFKEIDMKDLGFTERRELFDRVMPMDDEDWHGEYLQRLKSRFDRVYLNLPTIEVRFEDLNLTTEAYAGRKAVPTVMNSFVNVVKGIGTKIGVLRIQKKRISILKDVSGIIKPGRLTLLLGPPGSGKSTLLKALSGKTETGLKSTGKVTYNGHELHEFVPERTAGYIDQYDVHLPDLTVRETLKFSARCQGVGTGYDMLAELLRREKDLNIKPEPYLDALMKASVMKGHKEYVVTDYVLKVLGLEMCADTIVGNHMKRGISGGQKKRVTTGEMLVGPVGAFFMDNISDGLDSSTTFQIVKSIKQMIHVFDKTALISLLQPPPETFELFDDVIILGEGHIVYQGPRENVLEFFESMGFKCPQRKGIADYLQEILSRKDQEQYWVNQELPYRYVSAQQFKEGFKMHHFGSTIQSQLATPFDRWDNHRAALTRTKYGASKLELLKTCLERERIFMKRNLRTFLLKSLQLFINAVIITVVFSQQKEHHSTVEDGIIYMGAIYLEVQMIVFSGFFELPMTIDKLPVFYKQRHFSFYPSWAFSLPTSIITFPLSFVEVFIVVFFTYYFIGYDFTITSIFKHYLVLALCGQMSYGLFRCIGAVTRNHVVANTMGCLXQSQLATPFDRWDNHRAALTRTKYGASKLELLKTCLERERIFMKRNLRTFLLKSLQLFINAVIITVVFSQQKEHHSTVEDGIIYMGAIYLEVQMIVFSGFFELPMTIDKLPVFYKQRHFSFYPSWAFSLPTSIITFPLSFVEVFIVVFFTYYFIGYDFTITSIFKHYLVLALCGQMSYGLFRCIGAVTRNHVVANTMGCLAVMWLMTFSGYVLSRNQVHKWLTWAYWTSPMMYIQTAVSVNEFRSKSWKDGLGVAVLKSRGFFVETYWYWIGLLALIVSTIMSNVITSLSLAYLKQYGVSKYAVIPDECGETDSNNIITGVATTRTCNDKKVLIPFKPLYMTFENITYSVDTPKEMKEKGIAEDKLVLLNGLSGAFRPGVLTALMGVSGAGKTTLMDVLAGRKNTGYIHGDIHVSGFPKKQDSFARVSGYCEQSDIHSPLLTL, encoded by the exons ATGGCACACTACAGAGCAAGCTCAGAGGAagagaacatgatgaacaagGCGAGTAGTCGCcgaaaaatcaaagaagaagacgaagaggaagcCATGAACGTAGCGGCTATGGAGAAGTTGCAGCGTCTTCCGACGTACGACCGGGCAAGGAAGGCTGTTCTTAGAGGGATCACAGGAGGTTTCAAGGAGATTGACATGAAAGATCTTGGCTTCACGGAGAGAAGAGAGTTATTCGATAGAGTGATGCCGATGGATGACGAGGATTGGCATGGAGAGTATTTACAGAGGCTAAAGAGTCGTTTCGATAG agtcTATTTGAATCTACCAACGATAGAAGTCCGATTTGAGGATTTAAACCTGACCACAGAAGCCTATGCAGGAAGAAAAGCTGTTCCCACAGTCATGAACTCATTCGTTAACGTTGTAAAA ggtatTGGGACGAAAATCGGAGTTCTTAGGATTCAGAAAAAGAGAATCTCCATTCTTAAGGATGTGAGCGGGATCATCAAACCCGGCAG ACTGACTCTACTTTTGGGACCACCGGGATCTGGAAAGTCTACCTTACTAAAAGCATTGTCTGGAAAGACAGAAACTGGACTAAAA TCTACAGGGAAAGTGACATACAATGGGCATGAATTGCATGAGTTCGTGCCAGAAAGAACTGCCGGCTACATTGACCAATACGATGTTCACTTGCCGGACTTAACAGTTCGAGaaacattaaaattttctgCAAGATGCCAAGGAGTGGGAACAGGCTACG ATATGCTTGCGGAGTTACTGAGACGGGAGAAAGACTTAAATATCAAGCCAGAGCCTTACCTCGATGCGTTAATGAAG GCATCGGTTATGAAAGGTCACAAGGAGTATGTAGTTACAGATTACGTTTTAAAAGTCTTAGGACTTGAGATGTGTGCTGATACGATAGTTGGGAATCATATGAAAAGAGGAATCTCTGGTGGGCAAAAGAAACGCGTAACGACTG GTGAGATGTTGGTTGGACCAGTGGGAGCTTTCTTCATGGACAACATATCAGATGGTTTAGATAGCTCGACGACGTTTCAGATCGTCAAGAGCATCAAGCAAATGATCCATGTTTTCGATAAAACCGCTCTTAtatctcttcttcaacctcctCCAGAGACATTTGAGCTCTTCGATGATGTCATTATTCTTGGAGAAGGCCACATCGTTTACCAAGGCCCTCGGGAAAACGTCCTCGAATTTTTTGAATCTATGGGGTTTAAGTGTCCCCAAAGAAAAGGGATAGCTGATTACTTGCAGGAA attttatccaGGAAAGATCAAGAACAGTATTGGGTTAATCAAGAGCTGCCATATCGTTATGTATCAGCACAACAATTCAAGGAAGGCTTCAAAATGCACCATTTCGGGAGCACAATACAGTCCCAGCTTGCAACGCCTTTTGATCGATGGGATAATCACAGAGCAGCCCTGACAAGGACCAAATATGGAGCTAGCAAGTTGGAGCTACTAAAGACATGCTTAGAACGAGAAAGAATTTTCATGAAGAGGAACTTACGCACTTTTCTCTTGAAGTCACTTCAGCTCTTCATCAATGCAGTTATAATCACAGTTGTGTTTTCACAACAAAAGGAACATCACAGTACGGTAGAGGATGGAATCATATACATGGGAGCTATCTATTTGGAAGTGCAAATGATTGTATTCTCTGGGTTTTTCGAACTTCCCATGACTATTGATAAGCTTCCAGTGTTCTACAAGCAACGCCATTTCAGCTTTTACCCATCATGGGCCTTCTCATTACCAACCTCAATCATAACCTTCCCTTTATCCTTCGTTGAAGTCTTCATTGTGGTCTTCTTTACTTATTACTTCATTGGATATGATTTTACCATCACATC GATCTTTAAACATTATTTAGTTCTAGCATTGTGCGGACAAATGTCGTATGGACTATTTCGGTGCATCGGTGCAGTGACTCGAAATCATGTGGTTGCAAACACAATGGGATGTCTTGNACAGTCCCAGCTTGCAACGCCTTTTGATCGATGGGATAATCACAGAGCAGCCCTGACAAGGACCAAATATGGAGCTAGCAAGTTGGAGCTACTAAAGACATGCTTAGAACGAGAAAGAATTTTCATGAAGAGGAACTTACGCACTTTTCTCTTGAAGTCACTTCAGCTCTTCATCAATGCAGTTATAATCACAGTTGTGTTTTCACAACAAAAGGAACATCACAGTACGGTAGAGGATGGAATCATATACATGGGAGCTATCTATTTGGAAGTGCAAATGATTGTATTCTCTGGGTTTTTCGAACTTCCCATGACTATTGATAAGCTTCCAGTGTTCTACAAGCAACGCCATTTCAGCTTTTACCCATCATGGGCCTTCTCATTACCAACCTCAATCATAACCTTCCCTTTATCCTTCGTTGAAGTCTTCATTGTGGTCTTCTTTACTTATTACTTCATTGGATATGATTTTACCATCACATC GATCTTTAAACATTATTTAGTTCTAGCATTGTGCGGACAAATGTCGTATGGACTATTTCGGTGCATCGGTGCAGTGACTCGAAATCATGTGGTTGCAAACACAATGGGATGTCTTGCTGTGATGTGGCTAATGACATTCAGCGGCTATGTGTTGTCGCGAA ATCAAGTGCACAAATGGTTAACATGGGCGTATTGGACATCACCAATGATGTATATACAGACAGCTGTTTCGGTTAACGAATTCCGTAGCAAGTCCTGGAAAGAT GGTCTAGGAGTTGCGGTCTTAAAATCGCGAGGATTTTTTGTAGAAACTTACTGGTATTGGATTGGACTTTTAGCATTGATCGTATCTACAATCATGTCCAACGTTATTACATCTTTGAGTCTGGCTTATCTTAAAC aATATGGAGTATCCAAGTATGCCGTTATACCAGATGAATGTGGAGAGACTGATAGCAACAATATTATAACGG GAGTGGCAACAACGAGAACTTGCAACGACAAAAAAGTTCTTATACCATTCAAGCCTCTATACATGACGTTTGAGAACATCACATATTCTGTTGATACTCCCAAG GAGATGAAAGAAAAGGGCATAGCAGAGGATAAACTGGTACTATTGAATGGATTAAGCGGTGCTTTTAGGCCGGGTGTTCTTACTGCACTTATGGGCGTGAGTGGCGCAGGCAAAACTACTTTGATGGATGTTTTAGCCGGGCGTAAGAACACAGGATACATTCACGGAGATATACATGTTTCTGGATTTCCTAAAAAACAGGATAGCTTTGCCCGTGTTTCGGGTTATTGTGAACAATCTGACATCCACTCCCCTCTCTTAACA TTATAA